CGTTCTTCCCCGGGCATCAAGAAACGAATGGCAAGCACACTGAGAAGTCCGATCCCGCCTAGGAGGAAAAAAGGGCATCGCCATCCATATCTCTCCATGCCAAGCCCGATCAACGGAATACCCACCAGGGTGCTTCCCGCCCAGCTCATCTCGAGCACACCGATGACGAGTGCCCGCCTCTCATAGGGAACCCGCTCCCCTACATAGGCCTGAAGGGCCGGGTCAAAGATGCTTTTACCAAGACCCGCCAGGAAGAGGGCGATGAAAACCACAGTATAGTATGGGAAGAACCCTCCAACGAGCATCCCCAAAGCAAGCATTCCCAGGCCTGCGCACATCACGCCACGGTATCCGAAGCGGTCGGCCAGGGGCCCGAAAAGGAAGCCCAGAAAACCGGTGGCTTGGTTGACCGCGATGATCGATGTGACTGCCGAAAGGGGTACATTGAGCCCTCGACCGAGGGCCGGTGCAAAGGGATAGGCGAAGCGCCTTGCCGTATTCAGGCTAAGGCGGCACAAGGTGGCCGCACCGATCTTGAGGCCCATCCTGGACAGAAGCGGGTAAAAAGCCGACTTCGTCTCCCTTGCCGAAACAGGGACCCTTCCGGTCATCTCCCTTGCTGCCTGTAAAGTTCCATTCCCTCCTCCCAATCCCGACTCCGGGCCAAGAGCGGCCACCTACACCAATCCTTTGGGAAGCCCTCTCTCCGCTGATATGCGATCCCCCACCCCCTGCCGCGTTTCATCATATCTTCTGATTCACTGGTTCTCCTCTTCGGGGTGCGTTCCCGTAAGCCTGTAAAAGGGTGCCCAATAAACCTTCCGGATCCATCGCAGCGACCGTTCAAGGGCTTGGCTGGAGGTCAAAACCAGGGAATACAGGGTCGGGACCACGACCAGGGTCAGTACCGTGGCCATTGCCAGCCCGAAGATGACGGCGCTGGCCATGGATTTCCACCACTGGGTGGATTCACTGACCCAGGCGATTTCCATCACATGGAAATCGTAAGCCACCCCCGTTACCATGGGGAGAAGGCCCAGGATGGTGGTTATGGCGGTCAGAAGCACCGGGCGAAGACGCGTGCAGCCGGCGGCCACGACAGCTTCCCTCGGCGGCATCCCCCGTATCCTCAGCCGGTTGGTATAATCGATAAGGACAATGGCATTATTGACTACAACCCCTACCAGGGAAATGACCCCCACCCCCGTCATGACGATCCCGAAGGGGAGCTTCATGACGGTCAACCCCAAAAAGACCCCGCCCAGGGAAAGAAGGACAGAGGTCATAATGATCAAGGGCTGTGCCACGGAGTTAAACAGGGCAACCAGGATGAGCAAGATCAGGAACAAGGCGGCCACGAGGGCCTTGCTCAGGAAGGCCTTGGCCTTCTGTTGTTCTTCGAATTCCCCGGTAAAGCGGATCTTGTATCCGGGCGGTAGACTGAATTGGGCCAGAAGCTTTTCGGCCTGGGCCCGCACAACCGGCCCCGGGACGTGCTTTTCATCCACATCTGCCTTGACCGTCACCACCCGTTCCTGATTGATCCTGTTGATCTGTCCGAGCCCTCCCGTTATCTCGAACGACGCGATGGTACTGAGGGGAACCAGTCCCTTTTCGGTGGGAATCAGCAATTCACGGAGGATGTCAGTACGCTCCCGCTCGGATTCAGGCAATTGGACGGTGATGTCGTAGTCCTCATCCGCTTCCCTGAAAGTGGAAACCTTGATGCCGTTGAAGGCCACCTTGAGAGCGAACCCAATGGTCTCGGTTGAAAGCCCCAAAAGGGCGGCCCTCTGTCGGTCCACCCGCACCTTCACTGTGGGTGTTCCGGCGTCGTAATCGTCCCGGATATCCTGGACAAATGGCATCTTCTCAAGGACTTTCTCGATCTCCTGGGCGATCCGCCCCAGGACTCGGAAATCGTCCCCCACGATCTCAATATTGATGGGAGCTCCGGTCGGTGGGCCTTCCCTCTTCTTCGATATGGTTATTTTCCCCCCTGGGATATGGCTGATTCGCCGGCGGATTTCTGCGATTGTGTCTGACACGGGTTCCACCCGGTCCTCGAGGTCGTGAAACTGGATTCCGATATGATTGGGAGAGTTTTCCTCAAAGGCTGACCTACCGCCCGTAACCGCCACGGTACGAGCGTAAATATGTTGGACATTAGCCAGGTCAATGGGGCCGACGACCACTTCTCCCCGCCGCAGAGTGTGGGTCTTTTCTTCAATGTTGCTCCCGTAACAAAGGGCCGGGTCCGCGTCGGGCGGAGGAAGCCTATCGTCCCCCCGACAGAGGGCCACCTCCACCTGGCGGGCGATCCTGTCAGAGAATTCCAGTCCTGCGCCTTCAGGCATATCCAGGTTGATATAAATGCCATGGGGGTCCACCTCTGGAAAAAATTCCACGGGTTTTTCTATGCCCACCCGGTCAAGCCACATCATGGCCATGGCAAAGAGCGCCAGAAACGAGATGAAAAGGACAGCCACCCGATGGTTGAGGGCGCTGTTCAGAAAATATCGATAGACCCTAAGGATGGGTCCCCGCACCGTGATGGGGGCCTCCCCCGCCTTCTGGATCTCCTCCGGGGTCCTCTTGATCTTTGACGCCCGGCTCCCGTATGGGAGGCGCATGAAATAGGCGGCCAAGGCCGGGTTAATGATCATGGCCACGAACAGGGAGGAAGAGAGGGTGATGATCACGGTCTTGGGGAGATAGGACATGAATTCCCCCATGATCCCGGGCCAGAAGATCAATGGGAAGAAGGCGGCCACGGTGGTCAGGGTGGAAGCCGCAACAGGCATGGCCACCTCCGAGGTCGCCCGCATGGCGGCCTGTATCCGGGGAACTCCCTGCTCCATGTAACGATAAATATTCTCCACAATGACGATGGCATTGTCCACCAGCATTCCCAGGGACAAGGTCAGAGAAAACAGTACCACCATGTTGA
This sequence is a window from Deltaproteobacteria bacterium. Protein-coding genes within it:
- a CDS encoding MFS transporter, producing the protein MAALGPESGLGGGNGTLQAAREMTGRVPVSARETKSAFYPLLSRMGLKIGAATLCRLSLNTARRFAYPFAPALGRGLNVPLSAVTSIIAVNQATGFLGFLFGPLADRFGYRGVMCAGLGMLALGMLVGGFFPYYTVVFIALFLAGLGKSIFDPALQAYVGERVPYERRALVIGVLEMSWAGSTLVGIPLIGLGMERYGWRCPFFLLGGIGLLSVLAIRFLMPGEEREGRPPRVPSAKLSRAWRLLFRERAALGTMGFAFLVSAANDNLFVIYGAWFEENFNLSVFALGLGTGIIGTAELLGETLTAAFSDRFGLKKAVITGLTLSAVGYGILPGLERTVSAALGGLFLIFLTFEFSIVTCLSLCTEILPPYRATMMASFLAAAGLGRAIGALLGGTIWKVGSLEAVCLVSFSLTVLALVVLLWGLRGWRRA
- a CDS encoding efflux RND transporter permease subunit, yielding FSLSGDCGLVRLKEIADDLKDEIEAIPGVLEVEVTGGLEREIRVEPYPDKLAYYGLSILGLQKVIARENLNVSGGTIRLGDGRFQLRVPGEFRTPEEIYGLVVGLHDGRPIYLKDVARVVDGFKDETGRSRLNGRQAVNIQVKKRAGENILRITGEIDRIIEQMRPAWPKGTTITKLMDKAKDIRIMVADLENNIITGLILVIVVLFFSMGVRNAVLVGLAIPFSMLLSFIVLKALGITLNMVVLFSLTLSLGMLVDNAIVIVENIYRYMEQGVPRIQAAMRATSEVAMPVAASTLTTVAAFFPLIFWPGIMGEFMSYLPKTVIITLSSSLFVAMIINPALAAYFMRLPYGSRASKIKRTPEEIQKAGEAPITVRGPILRVYRYFLNSALNHRVAVLFISFLALFAMAMMWLDRVGIEKPVEFFPEVDPHGIYINLDMPEGAGLEFSDRIARQVEVALCRGDDRLPPPDADPALCYGSNIEEKTHTLRRGEVVVGPIDLANVQHIYARTVAVTGGRSAFEENSPNHIGIQFHDLEDRVEPVSDTIAEIRRRISHIPGGKITISKKREGPPTGAPINIEIVGDDFRVLGRIAQEIEKVLEKMPFVQDIRDDYDAGTPTVKVRVDRQRAALLGLSTETIGFALKVAFNGIKVSTFREADEDYDITVQLPESERERTDILRELLIPTEKGLVPLSTIASFEITGGLGQINRINQERVVTVKADVDEKHVPGPVVRAQAEKLLAQFSLPPGYKIRFTGEFEEQQKAKAFLSKALVAALFLILLILVALFNSVAQPLIIMTSVLLSLGGVFLGLTVMKLPFGIVMTGVGVISLVGVVVNNAIVLIDYTNRLRIRGMPPREAVVAAGCTRLRPVLLTAITTILGLLPMVTGVAYDFHVMEIAWVSESTQWWKSMASAVIFGLAMATVLTLVVVPTLYSLVLTSSQALERSLRWIRKVYWAPFYRLTGTHPEEENQ